In the genome of Cheilinus undulatus linkage group 6, ASM1832078v1, whole genome shotgun sequence, one region contains:
- the herc4 gene encoding probable E3 ubiquitin-protein ligase HERC4 isoform X1 translates to MLCWGNTSYGQLGLGGIDEEIVVEPRRCEFFHGKCVRNVGCGHRHTAFLLEDGTVYTCGCNDLGQLGHDKTRKKPEQVVALDAQIIVAVACGQSHTLAVNDKGQMFSWGQGSDGQLGLNNFDECVRVPRNIKSLSDVPIAQVACGFWHSLALSRGGQLFSWGQNRFGQLGLGISGQNIFTPQIIQSLHGIPFSQIAAGGAHSFALTLSGAVFGWGRNKFGQLGLNDTNDRCFPTLLKSLRSQKVIFISCGEDHTAALTKEGGVFTFGAGGYGQLGHNATNHEINPRKVFELMGNVVTQVACGRQHTLCFTPSLGKMDSFGLGGNGQLGTRSTCNRKSPAPVKGLWASSPTVINPDSEAGCYVKTIYAGGDQSFAHYRTTNNFNSVTMSDPNRTICCLNEEIIHRWLNCSSGRLPAEVSNEIDLVFSSASCLNGSFLSMSHPDHFSTSSKCPGVDMNAARLLFHRLITDDHPEINQQIAASLEKNLIPRLSCSPPDIEALRLFLTLPECPLFSNRNNYVTITIPFAKSLLSLKEAPLKVLGHWWSTLDPPVFQRLVELYKEVVVFLLQMHKVGIPSAEQRIFSCFLDTSLRLLEILHTVNERASHIIQYDKFYIHELDELIDIRNDYVTWVQRQMYPMGQDTMVTLCRFPFVFDAPAKTTLLQTDAVIQMQMAVDQAQMQNFSSMFLPAVESVNPCLILIVRRENIVGDTMEVLRKSKNVDYKKPLKVIFVGEEAVDAGGVRKEFFLLIMKELLDPKYGMFRYYDDSRLIWFSNKTFEDIDLFHLIGVICGLAIYNLTIVELNFPLALYKKLLKRNATLDDLKELMPDVGRSLQQLLDYTEDDMEETFCLNFTVTEENYGATEVCELVPNGENINVNKSNRQDFVNAYVDYVFNTSVAPLFECFYAGFHKVCGGKVLELFQPNELQAMVIGNTNYDWTELQKSTEYKGEYWTDHPTIKIFWEVFHQLPVEQKKQFLLFLTGSDRIPILGMKSLKLVIQPTGGGEHYLPVAHTCFNLLDLPKYTSAETLRTKLLQAIDHNQGFNLA, encoded by the exons ATGCTGTGTTGGGGAAACACCTCGTATGGTCAGCTCGGTTTGGGTGGCATCGATGAGGAGATCGTCGTTGAGCCTCGAAGGTGTGAATTCTTCCACGGAAAGTGTGTACGTAATGTTGGATGTGGCCACAGGCACACGGCTTTCCTGCTGGAGGATGGGACCGTTTACACGTGTGGCTGTAATGACCTTGGACAGCTAGGACATGACAAGACCAGGAAGAAACCAG AACAGGTGGTGGCTCTCGACGCTCAGATCATTGTGGCGGTGGCGTGTGGGCAGTCGCACACGCTGGCTGTGAATGATAAAGGTCAGATGTTTTCGTGGGGTCAAGGGTCAGATGGACAGCTGGGCCTTAATAACTTTGATGAATGTGTTCGTGTGCCTCG GAATATTAAAAGTCTGTCTGACGTTCCGATTGCTCAGGTAGCCTGTGGGTTCTGGCATTCTCTCGCTCTGTCAAGAg GTGGTCAGCTCTTCTCATGGGGACAGAATCGATTTGGACAGCTCGGTTTAGGAATCagtggacagaatatttttactcctcagATCATTCAGTCTCTGCATGGCATTCCCTTTTCTCAGATAGCAGCAGGGGGCGCTCACAGCTTCGCTCTCACGCTGTCGGGCGCCGTGTTTGGGTGGGGGCGAAATAAGTTTGGTCAGCTGGGCCTCAATGACACTAACG ATCGCTGTTTTCCTACGTTGCTAAAGTCGTTGCGGTCTCAGAAAGTGATTTTCATCTCATGTGGCGAGGATCACACCGCGGCGCTCACTAAG GAAGGAGGCGTGTTCACATTTGGAGCAGGAGGATATGGACAGCTTGGACACAACGCCACCAACCATGAGATCAACCCCAGGAAGGTGTTCGAGCTCATGGGGAATGTAGTCACACAGGTGGCATGTGGAAG GCAGCACACGTTGTGTTTCACGCCGTCCTTGGGAAAAATGGACTCATTTGGACTCGGGGGGAACGGGCAGCTCGGCACTCGCTCCACCTGCAACAGGAAGAGCCCTGCCCCTGTCAAAGGGCTGTGGGCCTCCTCGCCTACTGTCATAAACCCAG ACTCCGAGGCAGGCTGCTATGTGAAAACCATTTATGCTGGAGGAGACCAAAGCTTTGCTCACTATCGCACCACCAAT AACTTTAATAGTGTTACGATGAGCGACCCGAACAGGACGATCTGCTGTCTAAACGAAGAAATCATTCATAGATGGTTAAACTGTTCATCAGGAAGACTGCCTGCAGAAGTGTCCAA tgagATTGACCTCGTGTTCTCATCAGCGAGCTGCCTGAATGGATCTTTTCTATCAATGAG TCATCCCGATCACTTCAGTACGAGCAGTAAATGTCCAGGTGTGGACATGAACGCCGCTCGACTCCTCTTTCACAGATTGATCACAGATGATCACCCCGAGATCAATCAGCAG atcGCTGCCAGTTTGGAGAAAAACCTGATTCCCAGATTGAGCTGTTCTCCTCCTGACATCGAAGCTTTGAGACTCTTCCTCACACTGCCTGAGTGTCCTCTGTTCAGTAACCGAAACAACTACGTCACCATCACCATCCCCTTTGCCAAATCCCTGCTGAGCCTCAAGGAGGCGCCGCTAAAAGTGCTTG GTCACTGGTGGTCCACGCTCGATCCCCCCGTCTTCCAGCGGTTGGTCGAACTTTATAAAGAGGTCGTGGTTTTTCTGCTTCAGATGCACAAAGTGGGGATTCCTTCAGCTGAGCAGAGAATCTTCAGCTGTTTCCTCGACACGTCGCTACGTCTCCTAGAGATTCTGCATact GTGAACGAGCGAGCCAGTCACATCATCCAGTACGACAAGTTTTACATCCACGAGCTGGACGAGCTGATCGACATCAGAAACGACTACGTCACCTGGGTTCAGAGGCAGATGTATCCCATG GGTCAGGACACCATGGTGACCCTCTGCAGGTTTCCGTTTGTGTTTGATGCTCCTGCAAAGACAACGCTGCTCCAGACGGACGCCGTCATTCAGATGCAG ATGGCGGTGGATCAGGCTCAGATGCAGAACTTCAGCTCAATGTTCCTGCCAGCCGTGGAGTCGGTGAATCCGTGTCTGATCCTGATCGTCCGCAGGGAAAACATCGTTGGAGACACCATGGAGGTCCTCCGGAAGTCTAAAAACGTGGACTACAAAAAACCACTAAAG GTGATCTTCGTGGGAGAGGAGGCGGTGGATGCTGGTGGCGTTAGGAAGGagttttttctgctgattatgaAGGAGCTCTTGGATCCTAAATATGGAATGTTCCGTTACTATGACGACTCTAGGCTCATCTGGTTCTCAAACAAG ACCTTCGAGGACATCGACCTGTTCCATCTGATCGGGGTCATCTGTGGTCTGGCCATCTATAACCTCACCATCGTGGAGCTGAACTTTCCTTTGGCTCTCTATAAGAAGCTGCTGAAGAGGAACGCCACGCTGGATGACCTGAAGGAGCTAATGCCTGATGTggggag GAGTCTGCAGCAGTTACTGGATTACACTGAAGATGACATGGAGGAAACTTTCTGCCTTAACTTCACA gtcaCAGAGGAAAACTACGGAGCGACGGAGGTGTGTGAACTCGTTCCAAACGGTGAAAACATCAACGTGAATAAATCCAACAG GCAGGACTTTGTGAATGCATATGTCGACTACGTGTTCAACACGTCAGTGGCTCCACTCTTTGAATGTTTCTACGCCGGCTTTCATAAAGTGTGTGGAGGGAAAGTTCTGGAGCTTTTCCAGCCTAATGAGCTTCAGGCAATGGTGATCGGAAACACGAACTACGACTGGACAGAGCTGCAGAAG AGCACCGAATACAAAGGAGAGTACTGGACCGACCACCCCACCATCAAAATCTTCTGGGAGGTTTTTCATCAACTTCCTGTAGAGCAGAAGAAACAGTTTCTGT TGTTCCTCACAGGAAGTGACCGGATTCCCATCCTGGGCATGAAGAGTCTGAAGCTGGTGATCCAGCCCACTGGAGGAGGAGAACATTACTTACCTGTGGCTCACACCTGCTTCAACCTGCTTGACCTGCCAAAGTACACAAGCGCCGAAACACTGAGAACAAAACTTTTACAGGCAATCGACCACAACCAGGGCTTCAATCTGGcctga
- the LOC121511314 gene encoding androgen-dependent TFPI-regulating protein, translating to MTVAVKRLYHVSAFSWYIYVVRSLAAKDGEELPPGIFVYGGPWKYLTFLNLLLQMFFFGVAALNDLHPGKTTQTFLSRFRDFLFSVFVFPVGSFVVLLFWTIFSYDRELVYPATIDAFFPPWMNHAMHTFVLPIILGEILLQPHVYPTTKLALTVLTVVGVAYLSWIIWVYVSVGIWVYPLLGRFNSAGLVFFFFFNMTVVLLLFKLGGKLNALVWRRSGLY from the exons ATGACTGTAGCCGTAAAAAGGTTGTATCACGTCTCTGCATTCAGCTGGTACATCTATGTGGTTAGGAGTCTCGCTGCGAAGGATGGCGAGGAGTTACCACCTGGAATCTTTGTTTATGGAGGACCCTGGAAGTACCTGACCTTCCTGAACCTG TTGttacagatgtttttctttggagTTGCTGCTCTCAACGACCTTCATCCTGGGAAAACGACACAGACTTTTCTGAGCAGATTTAGGGACTTCCTGTTCTCGGTCTTTGTGTTTCCTGTCGGTTCG tttgttgttcttcttttctgGACGATCTTCAGCTACGACAGAGAGTTAGTCTACCCGGCAACCATCGACGCCTTCTTCCCCCCCTGGATGAACCACGCCATG CACACATTCGTCCTTCCTATCATTCTCGGTGAAATTCTGTTGCAGCCTCATGTCTACCCGACGACAAAACTTGCTCTAACAGTGCTTACTGTTGTGGGCGTGGCTTACTTAAGCTG GATCATCTGGGTCTACGTCTCTGTTGGTATCTGGGTCTACCCGCTCCTTGGTCGGTTCAACTCAGCTGGTctggtcttcttcttcttcttcaacaTGACGGTGGTCCTGCTGCTGTTCAAGCTTGGAGGCAAACTGAACGCATTGGTGTGGAGACGGAGCGGCTTGTATTGA
- the herc4 gene encoding probable E3 ubiquitin-protein ligase HERC4 isoform X2 gives MTRPGRNQVVALDAQIIVAVACGQSHTLAVNDKGQMFSWGQGSDGQLGLNNFDECVRVPRNIKSLSDVPIAQVACGFWHSLALSRGGQLFSWGQNRFGQLGLGISGQNIFTPQIIQSLHGIPFSQIAAGGAHSFALTLSGAVFGWGRNKFGQLGLNDTNDRCFPTLLKSLRSQKVIFISCGEDHTAALTKEGGVFTFGAGGYGQLGHNATNHEINPRKVFELMGNVVTQVACGRQHTLCFTPSLGKMDSFGLGGNGQLGTRSTCNRKSPAPVKGLWASSPTVINPDSEAGCYVKTIYAGGDQSFAHYRTTNNFNSVTMSDPNRTICCLNEEIIHRWLNCSSGRLPAEVSNEIDLVFSSASCLNGSFLSMSHPDHFSTSSKCPGVDMNAARLLFHRLITDDHPEINQQIAASLEKNLIPRLSCSPPDIEALRLFLTLPECPLFSNRNNYVTITIPFAKSLLSLKEAPLKVLGHWWSTLDPPVFQRLVELYKEVVVFLLQMHKVGIPSAEQRIFSCFLDTSLRLLEILHTVNERASHIIQYDKFYIHELDELIDIRNDYVTWVQRQMYPMGQDTMVTLCRFPFVFDAPAKTTLLQTDAVIQMQMAVDQAQMQNFSSMFLPAVESVNPCLILIVRRENIVGDTMEVLRKSKNVDYKKPLKVIFVGEEAVDAGGVRKEFFLLIMKELLDPKYGMFRYYDDSRLIWFSNKTFEDIDLFHLIGVICGLAIYNLTIVELNFPLALYKKLLKRNATLDDLKELMPDVGRSLQQLLDYTEDDMEETFCLNFTVTEENYGATEVCELVPNGENINVNKSNRQDFVNAYVDYVFNTSVAPLFECFYAGFHKVCGGKVLELFQPNELQAMVIGNTNYDWTELQKSTEYKGEYWTDHPTIKIFWEVFHQLPVEQKKQFLLFLTGSDRIPILGMKSLKLVIQPTGGGEHYLPVAHTCFNLLDLPKYTSAETLRTKLLQAIDHNQGFNLA, from the exons ATGACAAGACCAGGAAGAAACCAG GTGGTGGCTCTCGACGCTCAGATCATTGTGGCGGTGGCGTGTGGGCAGTCGCACACGCTGGCTGTGAATGATAAAGGTCAGATGTTTTCGTGGGGTCAAGGGTCAGATGGACAGCTGGGCCTTAATAACTTTGATGAATGTGTTCGTGTGCCTCG GAATATTAAAAGTCTGTCTGACGTTCCGATTGCTCAGGTAGCCTGTGGGTTCTGGCATTCTCTCGCTCTGTCAAGAg GTGGTCAGCTCTTCTCATGGGGACAGAATCGATTTGGACAGCTCGGTTTAGGAATCagtggacagaatatttttactcctcagATCATTCAGTCTCTGCATGGCATTCCCTTTTCTCAGATAGCAGCAGGGGGCGCTCACAGCTTCGCTCTCACGCTGTCGGGCGCCGTGTTTGGGTGGGGGCGAAATAAGTTTGGTCAGCTGGGCCTCAATGACACTAACG ATCGCTGTTTTCCTACGTTGCTAAAGTCGTTGCGGTCTCAGAAAGTGATTTTCATCTCATGTGGCGAGGATCACACCGCGGCGCTCACTAAG GAAGGAGGCGTGTTCACATTTGGAGCAGGAGGATATGGACAGCTTGGACACAACGCCACCAACCATGAGATCAACCCCAGGAAGGTGTTCGAGCTCATGGGGAATGTAGTCACACAGGTGGCATGTGGAAG GCAGCACACGTTGTGTTTCACGCCGTCCTTGGGAAAAATGGACTCATTTGGACTCGGGGGGAACGGGCAGCTCGGCACTCGCTCCACCTGCAACAGGAAGAGCCCTGCCCCTGTCAAAGGGCTGTGGGCCTCCTCGCCTACTGTCATAAACCCAG ACTCCGAGGCAGGCTGCTATGTGAAAACCATTTATGCTGGAGGAGACCAAAGCTTTGCTCACTATCGCACCACCAAT AACTTTAATAGTGTTACGATGAGCGACCCGAACAGGACGATCTGCTGTCTAAACGAAGAAATCATTCATAGATGGTTAAACTGTTCATCAGGAAGACTGCCTGCAGAAGTGTCCAA tgagATTGACCTCGTGTTCTCATCAGCGAGCTGCCTGAATGGATCTTTTCTATCAATGAG TCATCCCGATCACTTCAGTACGAGCAGTAAATGTCCAGGTGTGGACATGAACGCCGCTCGACTCCTCTTTCACAGATTGATCACAGATGATCACCCCGAGATCAATCAGCAG atcGCTGCCAGTTTGGAGAAAAACCTGATTCCCAGATTGAGCTGTTCTCCTCCTGACATCGAAGCTTTGAGACTCTTCCTCACACTGCCTGAGTGTCCTCTGTTCAGTAACCGAAACAACTACGTCACCATCACCATCCCCTTTGCCAAATCCCTGCTGAGCCTCAAGGAGGCGCCGCTAAAAGTGCTTG GTCACTGGTGGTCCACGCTCGATCCCCCCGTCTTCCAGCGGTTGGTCGAACTTTATAAAGAGGTCGTGGTTTTTCTGCTTCAGATGCACAAAGTGGGGATTCCTTCAGCTGAGCAGAGAATCTTCAGCTGTTTCCTCGACACGTCGCTACGTCTCCTAGAGATTCTGCATact GTGAACGAGCGAGCCAGTCACATCATCCAGTACGACAAGTTTTACATCCACGAGCTGGACGAGCTGATCGACATCAGAAACGACTACGTCACCTGGGTTCAGAGGCAGATGTATCCCATG GGTCAGGACACCATGGTGACCCTCTGCAGGTTTCCGTTTGTGTTTGATGCTCCTGCAAAGACAACGCTGCTCCAGACGGACGCCGTCATTCAGATGCAG ATGGCGGTGGATCAGGCTCAGATGCAGAACTTCAGCTCAATGTTCCTGCCAGCCGTGGAGTCGGTGAATCCGTGTCTGATCCTGATCGTCCGCAGGGAAAACATCGTTGGAGACACCATGGAGGTCCTCCGGAAGTCTAAAAACGTGGACTACAAAAAACCACTAAAG GTGATCTTCGTGGGAGAGGAGGCGGTGGATGCTGGTGGCGTTAGGAAGGagttttttctgctgattatgaAGGAGCTCTTGGATCCTAAATATGGAATGTTCCGTTACTATGACGACTCTAGGCTCATCTGGTTCTCAAACAAG ACCTTCGAGGACATCGACCTGTTCCATCTGATCGGGGTCATCTGTGGTCTGGCCATCTATAACCTCACCATCGTGGAGCTGAACTTTCCTTTGGCTCTCTATAAGAAGCTGCTGAAGAGGAACGCCACGCTGGATGACCTGAAGGAGCTAATGCCTGATGTggggag GAGTCTGCAGCAGTTACTGGATTACACTGAAGATGACATGGAGGAAACTTTCTGCCTTAACTTCACA gtcaCAGAGGAAAACTACGGAGCGACGGAGGTGTGTGAACTCGTTCCAAACGGTGAAAACATCAACGTGAATAAATCCAACAG GCAGGACTTTGTGAATGCATATGTCGACTACGTGTTCAACACGTCAGTGGCTCCACTCTTTGAATGTTTCTACGCCGGCTTTCATAAAGTGTGTGGAGGGAAAGTTCTGGAGCTTTTCCAGCCTAATGAGCTTCAGGCAATGGTGATCGGAAACACGAACTACGACTGGACAGAGCTGCAGAAG AGCACCGAATACAAAGGAGAGTACTGGACCGACCACCCCACCATCAAAATCTTCTGGGAGGTTTTTCATCAACTTCCTGTAGAGCAGAAGAAACAGTTTCTGT TGTTCCTCACAGGAAGTGACCGGATTCCCATCCTGGGCATGAAGAGTCTGAAGCTGGTGATCCAGCCCACTGGAGGAGGAGAACATTACTTACCTGTGGCTCACACCTGCTTCAACCTGCTTGACCTGCCAAAGTACACAAGCGCCGAAACACTGAGAACAAAACTTTTACAGGCAATCGACCACAACCAGGGCTTCAATCTGGcctga